In Miscanthus floridulus cultivar M001 chromosome 8, ASM1932011v1, whole genome shotgun sequence, the sequence TCTGCTGTATCAGCAGCTCATGCTGTTGGCTGTTGCTTGCAGGAATTTTCATGTCCAGACACTTTCTGAAGAAGGAAGCCCTTGCAGTGCTGATCACGCGATCTGCGTGCTCCATGGCCCCATGGCAGGGGTAACGTCGCTTTTGGGGTGCTGTTCAAATGTGCCGTCGGATTTGTCCATTCACGAGGTTAGGTTCAGAGGCACTCTCAGACACAGCCACGGACAGCAAAGTGAGCCATCAGCAGCACTGCACTGGTCTCAAACGTCCACATTTTGTCCCCCCAAACACCCGGGTGGTTGGCGTTGCATTGCAGATTACAGCAATTAGCACAAACACTGTGCGGCAACTGGGAATTCAGATATGAACACAAATATGAAACAGCAGAACTGATACTTTTGCTACAGCAAACAGAAGGATAAAAACCGACACTTTGGGCGACCATGCCTCACAGCACAGGTAAAAACAGTGTGGACAGAAGAGATGGGGGCTATGCTCATAGTCATAGCCCATGAGAAAAGCTCAACAAGGGcaccaaaaggaagaagaagaaaaaaaaatacttcTACTATTTCCACTAGACACAAGTAAACTCACAACTATGCCAAAGATATGGGCTGCTGTTACGTGGTATCAAACACAGTTCAAGCTTCACCAGCGGTATAGCTCTCTAGCTCCAAACACCCATCGGTGGTTTTCAAGTCCTGCCTCTTGTGCAAGCTGCTGTAGGTCTGTGAGCCCCTTGGAATCGCGGACCTGCAGTAGAGTTTTTATTTTTGGAAATTTTGGCGTCAAACATGGTAGAACCAAAATTCATGATGCTGACTAATAGGATATAAATCCAGCTTCTCAGTGGATAACCGGCATGCCTTAAACCTCTGGATTCAACTATATCTGGGCTGAAGAAGTATGAGAGAAGGAACTAACCGAGACCGTTGGCATCTGAAGTCCTCATGATCTTGAGTCTCTTCACTGAACCTACAAACATCCTGCGGAAGTGCAGAGTAAAACAATAAGCCATCCGAAAGAACCATTCCATGACACTTCAGAAACGGTCTCCTGTTCAACTTCTGATTGCTAACATAGTGCAGGGGACTTACTCCCAGGGAACATCTCCAACAAGCATCCAGTCCCCATCCCTGTCCTCATAGGTGAGCTGATACTCCGATGAGTTGTCCAATAGCTTAAGAGACTGTGAACTACCTGATAATTTTCATGATCAATAGAGACCAGGGTCAGAAATGAGAGCAGAAAAGATACCCTCACAAACGTATGAAACTATACTAGAACAGCATTGTGTCCTAAGTATATACAAAAGTATACATCCCCGGTGCCATAACTATGGCACCACCGCACCATAGACCCTGATGCAGTAGAGCATCGGATTGACCCATCAAGTGGATAGTACTCAGTGTTTTCAATTCATTTCAGCGTTACCGTTTGTAGCAATTATACACTTGATGACGGTAATCGAAAAAAAGGGACAAAATATAGAAAAGCTCCACACCATATAGGTTGACATGATCAGAATATGCACTAGGTTCTACTATATATAGTGAAAGTAAAAGATCAGATTATGACTTACTAGAAGTGCAAAGACCGATGGACGGCTTCATGAACATGAGCTCAAGTGCTGAGGCAAGGGTCTTGTAGGATCGATGGGCGTTGAGATCCACCTTCCTTCCAATGATATCTCCTTCCATGTTCACCTTCACCCAACCAACGACCCGTCCTTTCTTGCTCTCCTCCTTGTCTTCCTGCATGTCAGCTTCAGCAGCGGGCTTCTTTGTGCCAGCCTCAGAGGCATTTTCTTTGGCCTGGTTAAATAGGCTGTTCATCCTGAAAGTTCTTATGGGTGGCCATCCCACCACTCCAAAGCTGCTACCAAACCGGAAAATGCAGTCACGATTAGTTGAGAGCACTATGGGTACGTAGCTCGGCAAGCAAGGAAATGGCATTCTTTTTGAACCAAGAAGACATGATACTAGGATACTTTTCTTGTCAAGAAAATTTTGGTGGTTGCAGATCTGAAGGGCAATGCAAGTATGCAACAAACTAAAAGTCTCCTTTTTATTATCCCAGAGTTTGCAGGATGCTCATGGTAAGATTTAATAACGGAAGCCGTGCAAATTAGGTAGCTTCGGCAGGGAAAAAACATTAGTCTTAGGAGATGTCTGTGCATAATAAACAAGAAAGAAGGTTTCTTTTTCGGAACAAATTAGGTGCAAAACTTCAAATGCACGGCGGCCATCATCCTATGATCCTAACAACAAGCAGACAAGGAGGCACTTATACTGATAGAGTTCTGAACTTTTTTCCCCTGATACTATATAGAAATGAAAGACGCATGTTTGGAGCTGTTGTTCTGCATAGGCAAGGAAGAAGAGAAGCGTTCTGAACTTTTTTTCCCTGATACTATATAGAAATGAAAGACGCATGTTTGGAGCTGTTGTTCTGCATAGGCAAGGAAGAAGAGAAGCGTGCAGTGCAAAGGGAGTTGTTCTTGCTGCTCACCTCTGTGGATGGCCAGAAGCGACCGTCCCCGGCGAGGTGGTGGCGTTGGGCGCTGCATCCGCCTTGGCCCTCTTGCTGGGCGCCGCGGCACCTGCGCCTGCCGCT encodes:
- the LOC136478361 gene encoding auxin-responsive protein IAA10-like isoform X2 produces the protein MRGGAGPTAAFISGEPPPAAAEEVEENSGAEEEDEEVVVGQDDDELELGLCLGSKKQQQQQQPSPAPCRILTARDLQPGSLSPDSSVSSSSPAAGAGAAAPSKRAKADAAPNATTSPGTVASGHPQSFGVVGWPPIRTFRMNSLFNQAKENASEAGTKKPAAEADMQEDKEESKKGRVVGWVKVNMEGDIIGRKVDLNAHRSYKTLASALELMFMKPSIGLCTSSSSQSLKLLDNSSEYQLTYEDRDGDWMLVGDVPWEMFVGSVKRLKIMRTSDANGLGPRFQGAHRPTAACTRGRT
- the LOC136478361 gene encoding auxin-responsive protein IAA10-like isoform X1; amino-acid sequence: MRGGAGPTAAFISGEPPPAAAEEVEENSGAEEEDEEVVVGQDDDELELGLCLGSKKQQQQQQPSPAPCRILTARDLQPGSLSPDSSVSSSSPAAGAGAAAPSKRAKADAAPNATTSPGTVASGHPQSSFGVVGWPPIRTFRMNSLFNQAKENASEAGTKKPAAEADMQEDKEESKKGRVVGWVKVNMEGDIIGRKVDLNAHRSYKTLASALELMFMKPSIGLCTSSSSQSLKLLDNSSEYQLTYEDRDGDWMLVGDVPWEMFVGSVKRLKIMRTSDANGLGPRFQGAHRPTAACTRGRT